In Halogeometricum sp. S1BR25-6, a single genomic region encodes these proteins:
- a CDS encoding ATP-dependent DNA helicase, which produces MDPDRILPSFPAPSYRGAQERALRDVRDAFAAGNDVVLVRAPTGSGKSLLARAIAGAARTTEEANPAQATDAYYTTPQVSQLDDVAEDELLDDLSVIRGKSNYTCILNGETDTPVDRAPCARQKGFDCTVRHRCPYFSDRAIASNRQIAAMTLAYFMQTAGSDVFRQRDVVVIDEAHGLAEWAEMYATIDLNPRTVPVWDDVGIPDVTAADDPLDRTVRFAEALVQVCSDAKDELLRKPELTPEEAARRDRLQELISELKWLVQDYRDPESPTTWVVDQFGGEGEPLTVKPLDPARYLKHTVWDRGNKHALLSATILNKEAFCRSVGLDASNVALVDVEHTFPVENRPLYDVTQGKMTYEHREETLPKIARLLVRLMAKHPDEKGLVHCHSYAIQSELRKRLAQLGLGNRIRGHDRENRDAELEAWKASSNAGVFLSVKMEEALDLNGDLCRWQVVCKAPYLNTNDSRVAHRLEEGQWSWYRRAALRTVIQACGRVVRAPDDHGATYLADSSLLQLFDRTRSEMPAWFAEQVDRMSTPDLPEFDQEAAGGRGGSGGASRSSIGSTSGPRRSRSSSGRTGSGGSNGSSGGARANRSDEGDAGNSGDGSRSNHPLSDVWGDG; this is translated from the coding sequence GTGGACCCCGACCGAATCCTCCCGTCGTTCCCGGCGCCGAGTTATCGCGGCGCGCAGGAACGGGCCCTCCGCGACGTGCGCGACGCCTTCGCCGCCGGCAACGACGTCGTCCTCGTCCGCGCGCCGACGGGGAGCGGCAAGTCGCTCCTCGCGCGCGCCATCGCGGGGGCCGCCCGGACGACCGAGGAGGCGAACCCCGCGCAGGCGACGGACGCCTACTATACGACGCCGCAGGTGTCGCAACTGGACGACGTGGCCGAGGACGAACTCTTAGACGACCTGAGCGTCATCCGCGGAAAGTCCAACTACACCTGCATCCTCAACGGCGAGACGGACACGCCCGTCGACCGCGCGCCGTGCGCCAGACAGAAGGGGTTCGACTGCACCGTCCGCCACCGCTGTCCGTACTTCTCCGACCGCGCCATCGCCTCCAATCGCCAAATCGCGGCGATGACGCTCGCGTACTTCATGCAGACCGCCGGCTCGGACGTGTTCCGTCAGCGAGACGTGGTCGTGATAGACGAGGCGCACGGCCTCGCGGAGTGGGCCGAGATGTACGCGACCATCGACCTGAACCCCCGCACGGTCCCCGTCTGGGACGACGTAGGGATTCCGGACGTGACCGCCGCGGACGACCCCCTCGACCGGACGGTGCGGTTCGCCGAGGCCCTCGTGCAGGTGTGTTCGGACGCCAAGGACGAACTGCTGCGGAAGCCCGAACTCACGCCCGAGGAGGCGGCGCGCCGCGACCGGTTGCAGGAACTCATCTCCGAGTTGAAGTGGTTAGTTCAGGACTACCGCGACCCCGAGAGTCCGACGACCTGGGTGGTCGACCAGTTCGGCGGCGAGGGCGAACCGCTCACGGTGAAACCGCTGGACCCCGCGCGCTACCTGAAACACACCGTCTGGGACCGCGGGAACAAACACGCGCTCCTGTCCGCAACCATCCTGAACAAGGAGGCGTTCTGTCGGAGCGTCGGTCTCGACGCCTCGAACGTCGCTCTCGTCGACGTCGAGCACACCTTCCCCGTCGAGAACCGGCCGCTGTACGACGTGACGCAGGGGAAGATGACGTACGAGCACCGCGAGGAGACGCTACCGAAGATAGCCCGACTGCTCGTCCGACTGATGGCGAAACACCCCGACGAGAAGGGTCTCGTCCACTGTCACTCCTACGCCATCCAGTCCGAGTTGCGAAAACGGCTCGCGCAGTTGGGCCTCGGAAACCGAATCCGCGGCCACGACAGGGAGAACCGCGACGCCGAGTTGGAGGCGTGGAAAGCCTCCTCCAACGCGGGCGTGTTCCTCTCGGTGAAGATGGAGGAGGCGCTCGATTTGAACGGCGACCTGTGCCGCTGGCAGGTCGTCTGCAAGGCGCCGTACCTGAACACGAACGACTCACGCGTCGCGCACCGCCTCGAAGAAGGGCAGTGGTCGTGGTACCGACGCGCGGCGCTCCGGACGGTGATTCAGGCCTGCGGGCGCGTCGTCCGCGCGCCCGACGACCACGGCGCGACGTACCTCGCGGACTCCTCGCTGCTCCAGTTGTTCGACCGCACACGCTCTGAGATGCCCGCGTGGTTCGCCGAACAGGTCGACCGGATGTCGACGCCCGACCTGCCCGAGTTCGACCAAGAGGCCGCCGGCGGGCGCGGTGGCTCCGGCGGCGCGTCGCGTTCGTCCATCGGGTCGACGTCGGGTCCTCGACGCTCTCGCTCCTCGTCGGGACGGACGGGGTCCGGCGGGTCGAACGGGTCGAGCGGTGGCGCCCGTGCGAACCGGTCCGACGAGGGGGACGCCGGGAACTCCGGCGACGGTTCCCGGTCGAACCACCCGCTCTCGGACGTCTGGGGCGACGGCTGA
- the htpX gene encoding zinc metalloprotease HtpX: MDWKPDWGLRGRMALTMFLLFALYIVFIAVIARTYAVFLPLVAVFMFAQFFFSDKLALYSMGAKEVSEEEYPQLHATIGRLSQQADLPKPKVAVVDSRVPNAFATGRSQKKAAVCVTTGILRTLDDDELEGVLAHELAHVKNRDVMVMTIASFLSTVAFMIVRWGFWFGGGNRDRQGGGVLAAIAASLVVWIVSYLLIRALSRYREYAADRGAAVITGRPSALASALMKISGRMDQVPQDDLREQSEMNAFFIIPIKSGIISRLFSTHPSTENRIERLRQLEREMETA; the protein is encoded by the coding sequence ATGGATTGGAAACCCGACTGGGGGCTTCGGGGGCGCATGGCGCTCACGATGTTCCTGCTCTTCGCGCTCTACATCGTGTTCATCGCGGTGATCGCGCGGACGTACGCTGTCTTCCTTCCGCTGGTCGCGGTGTTCATGTTCGCGCAGTTCTTCTTCAGCGACAAACTCGCGCTGTACAGCATGGGTGCGAAAGAGGTGTCGGAGGAGGAGTACCCGCAACTCCACGCGACCATCGGTCGGCTCTCCCAACAGGCCGACCTGCCGAAACCGAAGGTCGCCGTCGTCGACTCGCGCGTTCCGAACGCGTTCGCCACCGGCCGGTCGCAGAAGAAGGCGGCCGTCTGCGTGACGACCGGAATCCTGCGGACGCTCGACGACGACGAACTGGAGGGCGTTCTCGCGCACGAACTCGCGCACGTGAAGAACCGCGACGTGATGGTGATGACCATCGCGTCGTTCCTCTCGACGGTCGCGTTCATGATCGTCCGCTGGGGCTTCTGGTTCGGCGGCGGCAACCGGGACCGACAGGGCGGCGGCGTCCTCGCGGCTATCGCCGCCTCCCTCGTCGTCTGGATCGTTTCGTACCTCCTCATCCGCGCGCTCTCGCGCTACCGCGAGTACGCCGCGGACCGCGGCGCGGCGGTCATCACCGGCCGTCCCTCGGCGCTCGCGTCGGCGCTGATGAAGATATCCGGGCGGATGGACCAGGTGCCGCAGGACGACCTGCGCGAGCAGTCGGAGATGAACGCGTTCTTCATCATCCCCATCAAGAGCGGCATCATCAGCCGCCTGTTCAGCACGCACCCCTCCACCGAGAACCGCATCGAACGGCTCCGCCAACTCGAACGCGAGATGGAGACGGCGTAA
- a CDS encoding CDP-alcohol phosphatidyltransferase family protein: MEETPENRGVSRASETGDARPDNRAERLADEAAPPRTARQLAALAVGFLACVGVVAVLVERRAPGAGLPWAVLSGAGVAAVVGLGRRNVGLNRPPEGGRPFDTLGVANAVTLFRGALVASLAGLLAVHPPVGWFPAVLYGAVAALDALDGAIARARGRRTLLGAWLDMNVDAAGLLAAAVVGVAAGSLPPWYPLVGAARYLFVAGAWVRRQRGLPVFDLPHSTSRRVLAGGQMAATAVLLAPVVPHGAAWAAATATMLPFLANFLLDWFVVTGRRERPLP; this comes from the coding sequence GTGGAGGAGACACCGGAGAATCGCGGGGTGTCCCGAGCGAGCGAGACGGGGGACGCCCGCCCGGACAACCGGGCGGAGCGACTCGCGGACGAGGCTGCGCCGCCCCGGACCGCGCGGCAACTCGCGGCCCTCGCCGTCGGATTCCTCGCGTGCGTCGGCGTCGTCGCCGTCCTCGTCGAGCGGCGAGCACCCGGAGCGGGCCTCCCGTGGGCCGTTCTCTCGGGCGCGGGCGTCGCGGCCGTCGTCGGCCTCGGGCGTCGAAACGTCGGGCTGAATCGACCGCCCGAGGGAGGCCGACCGTTCGACACGCTGGGCGTCGCCAACGCGGTGACGCTGTTCCGGGGGGCGCTCGTCGCCTCGCTCGCGGGGTTGCTCGCCGTTCACCCGCCGGTAGGGTGGTTCCCCGCAGTTCTCTACGGCGCCGTCGCCGCGCTCGACGCGCTCGACGGTGCCATCGCTCGCGCCCGGGGGCGGCGAACGCTCCTCGGGGCGTGGCTGGATATGAACGTCGACGCCGCCGGACTCCTCGCCGCCGCCGTCGTCGGCGTCGCCGCCGGGTCGCTCCCGCCGTGGTACCCGCTCGTCGGTGCCGCGCGGTACCTCTTCGTCGCCGGCGCGTGGGTGCGACGACAGCGCGGACTGCCCGTCTTCGACCTCCCGCACAGCACGTCGCGCCGCGTGCTCGCCGGCGGACAGATGGCGGCGACGGCCGTCCTTCTGGCTCCCGTGGTGCCGCACGGGGCCGCGTGGGCGGCGGCGACGGCGACGATGCTCCCCTTCCTCGCGAACTTCCTCCTCGACTGGTTCGTCGTCACCGGCCGGCGCGAGCGACCGCTCCCCTGA
- the radA gene encoding DNA repair and recombination protein RadA produces MPEDDLESLPGVGPATADKLVEAGFESYQSIAVASPSELSNTADVGESTSSDIINAARKAADIGGFETGSMVLERRQEIGKLSWQIPEVDELLGGGLETQSITEVYGEFGSGKSQVTHQMAVNVQLPPEHGGLGGSCMFIDSEDTFRPERIDDMLRGLDDELIQAMMDDREIEGTPDDEEAMSVLLDDVLDKIHVAKAFNSNHQILLAEKAQELAREHEDDEFPVRLLCVDSLTAHFRAEYVGRGQLADRQQKLNKHLHELDKVGNLHNTVVLVTNQVASNPDSYFGDPTQPIGGNILGHKSTFRIYLRKSKGDKRIVRLVDAPNLADGEGIMRVQDGGLKPE; encoded by the coding sequence ATGCCCGAAGACGATCTCGAAAGTCTCCCCGGCGTGGGTCCCGCTACCGCAGACAAACTCGTGGAAGCCGGCTTCGAGAGCTACCAGTCGATAGCCGTCGCCAGCCCCAGCGAACTCTCGAACACGGCCGACGTGGGCGAGTCCACCTCCTCCGACATCATCAATGCCGCCCGCAAGGCGGCGGACATCGGCGGGTTCGAGACCGGTTCGATGGTCCTCGAACGACGTCAGGAGATCGGAAAGCTGAGCTGGCAGATTCCAGAAGTCGACGAACTGCTCGGCGGCGGACTGGAGACGCAGTCCATCACCGAGGTGTACGGCGAGTTCGGTTCCGGGAAGTCGCAGGTCACCCACCAGATGGCCGTCAACGTCCAACTTCCCCCCGAACACGGCGGTCTCGGCGGTTCCTGTATGTTCATCGACTCCGAGGACACGTTCCGCCCCGAACGCATCGACGACATGCTCCGCGGCCTCGACGACGAACTCATCCAGGCGATGATGGACGACCGCGAGATAGAGGGGACGCCGGACGACGAGGAGGCGATGTCCGTGCTCCTCGACGACGTGCTCGACAAGATTCACGTCGCGAAGGCGTTCAACTCCAACCACCAGATCCTCCTCGCCGAAAAGGCGCAGGAACTGGCGCGCGAGCACGAAGATGACGAGTTCCCCGTCCGCCTGCTCTGCGTCGACTCCCTGACCGCGCACTTCCGCGCGGAGTACGTCGGCCGCGGTCAACTGGCCGACCGCCAGCAGAAACTCAACAAGCACCTCCACGAACTCGACAAGGTCGGCAACCTCCACAACACGGTCGTCCTCGTGACGAACCAAGTCGCCTCGAACCCCGACTCGTACTTCGGCGACCCGACCCAGCCCATCGGGGGGAACATCCTCGGGCACAAATCGACGTTCCGCATCTACCTCCGCAAGTCGAAGGGCGACAAGCGTATCGTCCGCCTCGTCGACGCGCCGAACCTCGCGGACGGCGAGGGTATCATGCGCGTGCAGGACGGCGGGCTGAAACCCGAGTAA
- a CDS encoding 60S ribosomal export protein NMD3: MSSGDFCPRCGDPVPEREEPLPGMPREKDAVLCDSCYFEDFDLVDAPERIEVRVCSQCGAVHKGNRWVDVGAQDYTDVAVEEVSEALGVHLSAEDVRWGVEPEQVDENNIRMHCTFSGIVRGTHVEETVTVPVLISRQTCKRCGRIAGGYYASIVQIRGTDRDPTDEEERRAVEIAESYIAERQETGDRNAFISEITASGDGPDIKISTNQMGGGIAKHVVRELGGSFEEYPTLVTEDGDGNEVYRVTYAVRLPKFTPGEIIDTDDEEGPVLVRSVRGNLKGVRLDTGEEYEARFEEGETPEARRLGTVEDAEETTVVTVEDDNAVQVLDPETYESKTIARPSYFDPEADSVPVLKSRAGLYILPTEAVESDAESEE, translated from the coding sequence ATGAGTTCAGGCGACTTCTGTCCGCGGTGCGGCGACCCGGTGCCGGAGCGTGAGGAACCGCTCCCCGGGATGCCGCGCGAGAAGGACGCGGTGCTCTGCGATTCGTGTTACTTCGAGGACTTCGACCTCGTGGACGCGCCGGAGCGAATCGAGGTCCGCGTCTGCTCGCAGTGCGGCGCGGTCCACAAAGGGAACCGTTGGGTGGACGTCGGCGCCCAGGACTACACCGACGTGGCCGTCGAGGAGGTGTCTGAAGCGCTGGGCGTCCACCTGAGCGCCGAGGACGTCCGCTGGGGCGTCGAACCCGAGCAGGTCGACGAGAACAACATCCGCATGCACTGCACGTTCTCCGGCATCGTCCGGGGGACGCACGTCGAGGAGACGGTGACGGTGCCGGTGCTCATCTCCAGACAGACCTGCAAGCGGTGCGGTCGCATCGCCGGCGGCTACTACGCCAGCATCGTCCAGATCCGCGGGACGGACCGCGACCCGACCGACGAGGAGGAGCGACGCGCCGTCGAGATAGCGGAGTCCTACATCGCCGAGCGACAGGAGACCGGAGACAGAAACGCCTTCATCTCCGAGATAACGGCGTCCGGCGACGGCCCGGACATCAAGATATCGACGAACCAGATGGGCGGCGGCATCGCGAAGCACGTCGTCCGCGAACTCGGCGGGAGTTTCGAGGAGTACCCCACGCTGGTCACCGAGGACGGCGACGGCAACGAGGTGTACCGGGTCACCTACGCCGTCCGCCTGCCGAAGTTCACGCCGGGCGAGATAATCGACACCGACGACGAGGAGGGACCCGTCCTCGTGCGGAGCGTCCGCGGGAATCTGAAGGGCGTCCGCCTCGACACCGGCGAGGAGTACGAGGCGCGCTTCGAGGAGGGCGAGACGCCCGAGGCGCGTCGACTGGGGACCGTCGAGGACGCCGAAGAGACCACCGTCGTCACCGTCGAGGACGACAACGCGGTCCAGGTGCTCGACCCCGAGACGTACGAGTCGAAAACCATCGCGCGGCCGTCCTACTTCGACCCGGAGGCCGATTCGGTCCCCGTGCTCAAGAGTCGCGCGGGGCTCTATATTCTCCCGACCGAAGCCGTCGAATCGGACGCCGAGTCCGAAGAGTAA
- a CDS encoding YkgJ family cysteine cluster protein — MKVNCEGCAGCCVDWRPVSSAPSDHERRGPRQPLDDVYNLVPLTRDEVAAFVRGGFGDALVPRMWAAGEGESDGQGDGEDGGDGGSESNPGVEIDGVSVAAIGDRPAFFVGLRKSPKPVSPFGVDRTWMDACAFLDPETLQCRIHGGDLYPDECREYPGHNLALEKQTECERVEENFGGDRLLDREAPDVSGLLLGPQAVGSKVFAHPDPENLDGVVERMRAGDLTDADRASFVGVAVGSRPGFVEVDETRAADAREAVLDADSWVGRATDEWAEHAGSVGEDAADAPSGEAVEVARGAPETPGWDAVE, encoded by the coding sequence ATGAAGGTGAACTGCGAGGGCTGTGCCGGATGCTGCGTGGACTGGCGCCCCGTGTCGTCGGCGCCCTCCGACCACGAACGTCGCGGCCCGAGACAGCCGCTCGACGACGTGTACAACCTGGTCCCCCTGACGCGCGACGAGGTGGCCGCGTTCGTCCGCGGCGGGTTCGGAGACGCACTGGTTCCGCGGATGTGGGCCGCGGGCGAAGGTGAGAGTGACGGACAGGGAGACGGCGAGGACGGCGGAGACGGCGGAAGCGAGTCGAACCCCGGCGTCGAGATAGACGGCGTCAGCGTGGCCGCCATCGGGGACCGGCCGGCGTTCTTCGTCGGCCTCCGGAAGTCGCCGAAGCCCGTCTCGCCGTTCGGCGTCGACCGGACGTGGATGGACGCCTGCGCATTTCTGGACCCCGAGACGCTCCAGTGTCGCATCCACGGCGGCGACCTCTACCCCGACGAGTGCCGCGAGTACCCCGGCCACAACCTCGCGCTCGAAAAGCAGACGGAGTGCGAACGGGTCGAAGAGAACTTCGGCGGCGACAGACTGCTGGACCGCGAGGCGCCGGACGTGAGCGGCCTCCTCCTCGGCCCGCAGGCCGTCGGGTCGAAGGTGTTCGCCCACCCCGACCCCGAGAACCTCGACGGCGTCGTCGAGCGGATGCGGGCGGGCGACCTGACCGACGCGGACCGCGCGTCGTTCGTCGGCGTCGCCGTCGGGTCGCGGCCGGGATTCGTCGAGGTGGACGAGACGCGCGCCGCGGACGCCCGCGAGGCGGTACTCGACGCGGACTCGTGGGTCGGCCGCGCGACCGACGAGTGGGCCGAACACGCCGGGTCGGTCGGCGAGGACGCCGCCGACGCCCCGAGCGGCGAGGCGGTCGAAGTCGCCCGCGGCGCCCCGGAGACGCCCGGATGGGACGCAGTCGAGTGA
- a CDS encoding zinc-dependent alcohol dehydrogenase, whose protein sequence is MTDARRVRFTEPRTVDVEHGPVPRPDDGEVLVETTVSAVSPGTELLVYRDDVPTDVPLDATIDGFDEPLSYPVSYGYAAVGVVVAVGDAVDAAWAGRRVFAFRPHASHFCAAPDSLVALPDDVSDEDAAMLATAETATGFVMDGRPRVGERVAVFGQGVVGLLTTALLARFPLSDLVTVDRHASRRTRSRSLGAHEAFTPEAVQDSVTDRFPGDGRADLAFELSGNPEALSDAISLTGDDGRLVVGSWYGSKPVSLDLGGRFHRSRMRVRSSQVSEIDADHAGRWDKKRRLDYVLDSLPDLEPSSLVTHRFPVEDAADAYRVLDRDPADAVQVLFTY, encoded by the coding sequence GTGACCGACGCGAGGCGCGTTCGGTTCACCGAACCGCGAACCGTCGACGTCGAACACGGCCCGGTCCCGCGACCGGACGACGGGGAGGTGCTCGTGGAGACGACGGTGTCGGCCGTCAGCCCCGGCACCGAACTGCTCGTCTACCGCGACGACGTCCCCACGGACGTTCCGCTCGACGCGACGATAGACGGATTCGACGAACCGCTCTCCTATCCGGTCTCGTACGGTTACGCCGCCGTCGGCGTCGTCGTCGCCGTCGGCGACGCCGTCGACGCCGCGTGGGCGGGCCGCCGAGTCTTCGCCTTCCGCCCGCACGCGAGTCACTTCTGCGCCGCCCCCGACTCGCTCGTCGCCCTCCCGGACGACGTGTCCGACGAGGACGCCGCGATGCTCGCGACGGCGGAGACGGCGACGGGGTTCGTGATGGACGGCCGCCCGCGCGTCGGCGAACGCGTCGCCGTCTTCGGGCAGGGCGTCGTCGGCCTCCTCACCACCGCGTTGCTCGCGCGGTTCCCGCTCTCGGACCTCGTCACGGTCGACCGGCACGCCTCGCGCAGGACCCGGTCGCGGTCGCTGGGCGCGCACGAAGCGTTCACTCCCGAGGCCGTCCAGGACAGCGTCACCGACCGCTTCCCGGGCGACGGCCGGGCGGACCTCGCCTTCGAGCTATCGGGCAACCCCGAGGCTCTCTCGGACGCCATCTCGCTCACCGGCGACGATGGCCGCCTCGTCGTGGGGTCGTGGTACGGTTCGAAACCCGTCTCGCTCGACCTGGGCGGACGCTTCCACCGCAGTCGGATGCGCGTCCGGTCGAGTCAGGTGAGCGAAATCGACGCCGACCACGCCGGCCGTTGGGACAAGAAGCGTCGCCTCGACTACGTCCTCGACTCCCTGCCGGACCTCGAACCCTCGTCGCTCGTCACCCATCGCTTTCCGGTCGAGGACGCCGCCGACGCCTACCGGGTGCTCGACCGCGACCCCGCCGACGCCGTGCAGGTACTTTTCACCTACTGA
- the pspAB gene encoding PspA-associated protein PspAB, which produces MGFMDSIRSVLGISAEADATRDADPEDLFGMSTAYLTMEADLGFESVGAAALCFSSVDSTDFEQTVEEVEAILQAGEEETGTTFRVQEDSHGWEWVVLEDDDPEDLVTSIHFAADEFIERGYGSRLLAAVFGFERDGDRAYWIYSFRRGAYYPFAPGRGREQNDRVLMKLESVLDGELSLESDKEYWYPMWPDRKGGHPWQ; this is translated from the coding sequence ATGGGTTTCATGGACTCGATTCGCTCCGTCCTCGGTATCAGCGCCGAGGCGGACGCCACGCGCGACGCCGACCCCGAGGACCTCTTCGGGATGAGCACCGCCTACCTCACGATGGAGGCCGACCTCGGCTTCGAGTCCGTCGGCGCGGCGGCGCTCTGTTTCTCCTCGGTCGACAGCACCGATTTCGAGCAGACGGTCGAGGAGGTGGAGGCCATCCTCCAGGCCGGCGAGGAGGAGACAGGCACCACGTTCCGCGTCCAAGAGGACTCGCACGGCTGGGAGTGGGTCGTCCTCGAAGACGACGACCCGGAGGACCTCGTGACGAGCATCCACTTCGCCGCCGACGAGTTCATCGAACGCGGGTACGGCTCCCGCCTCCTCGCGGCCGTCTTCGGCTTCGAACGCGACGGCGACCGGGCGTACTGGATCTACTCGTTCCGCCGCGGCGCCTACTACCCGTTCGCGCCCGGCCGCGGTCGCGAGCAGAACGACCGCGTTCTGATGAAACTGGAGTCGGTGCTTGACGGCGAACTCAGTCTCGAATCGGACAAGGAGTACTGGTACCCCATGTGGCCCGACCGCAAGGGCGGACACCCCTGGCAGTGA
- a CDS encoding phosphoribosyltransferase translates to MFTDRTEAGERLGERLREAGIEADVVLAIPRGGLPVGRAVADALGAPLDVAVASKLGAPHNPELAIGAVAGDGSLWLNDGMVERLGVDDAYVDSERESEAEVAREKVRDYRGGDPVPDVEGKRVVVVDDGVATGATAMACLRMVREGGASRVIFGAPVAPASALSDLRTEADEVVVVETPENFTAVGAHYRTFGQVKDEEALTYLESSERGRRP, encoded by the coding sequence ATGTTCACAGACCGCACGGAAGCGGGGGAACGACTCGGCGAGCGACTGCGCGAGGCGGGCATCGAGGCGGACGTGGTCCTCGCGATTCCGCGCGGCGGCCTCCCCGTCGGCCGCGCCGTCGCGGACGCCCTCGGCGCCCCGTTGGACGTGGCGGTGGCCTCGAAACTCGGCGCGCCGCACAACCCCGAACTGGCCATCGGGGCCGTCGCGGGCGACGGGAGCCTCTGGTTGAACGACGGGATGGTCGAACGCCTCGGCGTCGACGACGCCTACGTCGACTCCGAACGCGAGAGCGAGGCCGAGGTGGCGCGCGAGAAGGTGCGGGACTACCGCGGCGGCGACCCCGTACCGGACGTCGAGGGGAAACGCGTCGTCGTCGTCGACGACGGCGTCGCCACGGGCGCGACGGCGATGGCCTGCCTGCGGATGGTCCGCGAGGGCGGCGCCTCGCGCGTCATCTTCGGCGCGCCCGTCGCCCCCGCGTCGGCGCTGTCGGACCTCCGGACGGAAGCGGACGAGGTGGTGGTCGTCGAGACGCCGGAGAACTTCACCGCCGTCGGCGCTCACTATCGAACGTTCGGGCAGGTGAAAGACGAGGAGGCGCTGACGTACCTCGAATCGTCGGAGCGAGGTCGCCGTCCTTAA
- a CDS encoding 6-pyruvoyl trahydropterin synthase family protein: MYAVTVVRPFVAQHALTVPNPGPEGEPHSHRYRLEVELTGETLDEYDYLVDIDAVEAALDDVEERYADAFLNDLPEFEGYNPSVERFARVVHDRLAAELDAEAVSEATVTVWEDDVANAAYAAPL; the protein is encoded by the coding sequence ATGTACGCCGTGACCGTCGTTCGGCCCTTCGTCGCCCAGCACGCGCTGACCGTTCCGAACCCCGGTCCCGAGGGGGAACCTCACTCGCATCGGTACCGACTGGAGGTCGAACTGACCGGCGAGACGCTCGACGAGTACGACTACCTGGTCGACATCGACGCCGTGGAGGCGGCGCTTGACGATGTGGAGGAGCGCTACGCCGACGCCTTCCTGAACGACTTGCCGGAGTTCGAGGGGTACAATCCCAGCGTCGAACGGTTCGCGCGGGTGGTCCACGACCGCCTCGCCGCCGAACTCGACGCCGAGGCGGTGTCGGAAGCGACGGTCACCGTCTGGGAGGACGACGTGGCGAACGCGGCCTACGCCGCGCCGCTCTGA
- a CDS encoding DUF7561 family protein, with amino-acid sequence MTKEPCDGCGQPVRIGGGIGDFWSFSTESTQGITLELDDGGEFFLCYDCIDRLPEDRVATSEDVRAL; translated from the coding sequence GTGACGAAAGAACCGTGCGACGGCTGCGGCCAACCCGTCCGCATCGGCGGCGGCATCGGCGACTTCTGGTCGTTCTCGACCGAGTCGACGCAGGGAATCACGCTCGAACTCGACGACGGCGGCGAGTTCTTCCTCTGCTACGACTGCATCGACCGCCTGCCGGAGGACCGCGTGGCGACGAGCGAGGACGTCCGGGCGCTGTGA
- a CDS encoding DUF7317 family protein produces the protein MHTHSLTTAMTLYQSGTLTLSQAATRAGRSETELVAALHQHGIELHDEADVTAATADAPVRAD, from the coding sequence ATGCACACACACTCGCTGACGACGGCGATGACGCTGTATCAAAGCGGAACGCTGACGCTCTCACAGGCCGCGACCCGCGCGGGTCGCTCTGAGACGGAGCTAGTGGCCGCCCTCCACCAGCACGGTATCGAACTGCACGACGAGGCGGACGTGACCGCCGCGACGGCGGACGCACCCGTTCGAGCGGACTGA